The genome window GGACGGGACGTCGTCATTGCGGCATTGCTGGGCGCCGAGGAATATGGCTTTGGCACCGTTGCCCTGGTCACTCTGGGCTGCATCATGATGCGGGTCTGTCACCTGGATACCTGTCCCGTGGGCGTTGCCACCCAGAACCCTGAGCTGCGCAAGAAGTTTGCAGGCGATCCCCAGTATCTGGTGAACTATATGCGTTTTGTGGCCCAGGAGATGCGAGAATTGATGGCCAGCCTGGGTTTCCGCACAGTGGACGAGATGATCGGGCGCACGGACAGGCTGGAGACCCGTCAGGCTGTAGCCCACTGGAAAGCCCGGGGGCTGGATCTTTCCAGCCTGCTCTATCGACCCGAGGTGCCGGATACGGTGGGCCGTTACCACCAGATCAACCAGGATCATGGCCTGGACGACGCGTTGGACAAAAAAGTGCTGCTGGATCTCTGCAAGCCAGCCCTCGATGGCCAGAAAGAAGTACGCGCAAAGCTGCCCATCTGCAATACTGACCGGGTTGTGGGCACGATTTTGGGCAGCGAGTTGACCCGTCGCTTCGGCGAGGAGGGCCTGCCCGAGGATACGATCCACCTGACCTTCCATGGTTCGGCCGGTCAGAGCTTCGGCGCCTTTTTACCGGCAGGAATCACCTTGGCCCTGGAAGGTGACACCAATGATTACCTGGGTAAGGGCCTGTCAGGTGGCAAGATAATCGTCTATCCGCCGGAGGAATCGGGCTTTGTGGCGGAGGAGAACGTCATTTCGGGCAACGTGGCCTTCTATGGCGCGACCGGCGGCGAAGCCTACGTGCGGGGGCTGGCAGGCGAACGATTCTGTGTGCGCAACAGCGGCGTCGATGCGGTAGTTGAGGGAGTCGGTGATCACGGTTGCGAGTACATGACCGGTGGCCGGGTGGTTGTGTTGGGCAAAACCGGGCGCAATTTTGCCGCCGGCATGTCGGGAGGCGTCGCTTACGTGCTGGACGAAAAAGGCGATTTTGCCGGTCGCTGCAATCAGGCCATGGTGATACTGGAGCGGCTGCAGGACTGCACAGCGGACGAGATAGCAGGCGTCAAATGCATGATAGAAAAGCACGCCGAATACACGGGCAGCGCTCTGGCCTGGCGGGTCCTGCTGCGCTGGAATGAGCTGGTAGCCAGGTTTGTCAAGGTTCTCCCCAGGGACTACAAGCGCATGCTGGAGGCCTTCGCAGAGATGGATGCCGCCGGCCTCGCCGGTGACGAAGCAGTAATGGCGGCGTTCGAGAAGAACAGAGACGATTTGACCCGCATCGGCGGACAATAAGAAAGAGAGGAGACGCTCTGTGGGAGAACCGACTGGATTCATGGAACATGAGAGGGAACTGCCGGCCCATCGTCCGCCGCTGGAAAGACTGGCAGATTGGTCGGAGTTTGATCTGCCCTTTCCGGACGAAAAACTGCAAGTCCAGGGCGCCCGTTGCATGGATTGCGGCATTCCCTTTTGTCACGCCGGTAGACTGATCAACGGCATGACCGCGGGCTGTCCCATCAACAATCTGATTCCGGAATGGAACGATCTGGTCTATCGCGGACTCTGGAAAGAGGCTTTGATCCGCCTGTTGAAGACCAACAATTTCCCTGAGTTCACCGGGCGGGTCTGTCCAGCGCCCTGTGAGGGCTCCTGTACGCTGGGCATCAACGAGCCGCCGGTCACTATCAAGAGCATCGAACATGCCATCATCGACCGTGGTTTCGAACAGGGTTGGATACAGCCGGAGCCTCCTGCCCTTCGCACCGGACGGCGGGTCGCAGTGGTTGGGTCCGGGCCGGCAGGGCTGGCATGCGCGGCACAACTCAACATGGTCGGCCACAGCGTCACTGTCTACGAACGGGCCGACCGTATCGGTGGGCTACTGATGTATGGTATTCCCAACATGAAGCTGGATAAGGGCATCGTGCAGCGCCGTGTCGATCTGATGGCCGCGGAGGGGATCACCTTTGTCACCAACACCGAGATCGGCAAGGATATCCCCGGTCAGGAATTGCGAGAGCAGTTCGACACCGTGGTTCTTTGTGGTGGCGCCACAAAACCGCGCGATCTGCCGGTCGAGGGACGGGACCTGCAAGGCATTCACCTCGCCATGACATTTTTGCGGGATAACACCAAACGACTGCTGGATGGGGGTGGCGGCGCTGTCCACCTTTCAGCCAGGGATCTGGATGTGATCGTCATCGGGGGAGGCGACACGGGTACCGATTGCGTGGGCACTTCCCTGCGCCAGGGTTGTCGCAGTGTGGCCCAGTTCGAAATCCTGTCGGAGCCGCCGGGCGAGCGTCAGCTGGACAATCCCTGGCCGGAGTGGCCTCGAATCCTGCGCGTCGATTACGGCCAGGAAGAGGTCATCGCCCGCGATGGGTCCGACCCGCGAAGCTATGACATCATGACCAAGACCTTCGCGGGGGACGATCAGGGCCGAGTCAGGGAAGTACACACTGTCCAGGTCGAATGGGTGACCGGAGACAATGGCAGCCGACCCTATCCCAGGGAGATCCCCGGCACCGAACGGGTGTGGCCAGCTCAATTGGTGCTGTTGGCCATGGGGTTTCTGGGCCCGGAGGACACCTTGCTCGACCAACTGGACGTTGCACGGGATCACCGGTCCAATGCCAGAGCGGCCTACGGCCATTTCTCCACCAGTGTGGCGGGGGTCTTCGCCGCCGGCGACATGCGCCGGGGCCAGAGCCTGGTCGTATGGGCGATCAACGAAGGCCGCGGCGCCGCGCGCGAGGTGGACCGCTATTTGATGGGGGAGACCAACTTACCCTGAGGGGGATCAACGCCACTCATTGAGCCAGCGCACCTGGCCGGGCCATTGGTTGGCGACAGCTATCGCCTGCACGTGCACTCCCGTGCCCCGCAGGACGGGCACCGGGATGCCGTTGGCCCCGCGGCGGTAGGTGATGTTTGGGAACTGCGGGTCTCCCAGTTGTGGGTTGAGCGAGCCCACCTTTTCGGCAGTCGCCCAGAGAATGAATTGATTGAGCGAGATGCCTTGCTTACGCGCCCAGGCTTCGGCCTCTTGTTTCAGTTGCTGGGGAAGATTCAGAGAATATCGCGCCATTTCACTCCTCAAAGGTATTCACTCTTGATGTTGTAGAATACATCGTTTCGCACATCGCTCCATGTGTCAATTCTCAAGCCAGCGTTCGGAAATACGGATGCGTTGAAGATGTTTCTTTGCCTGTCCACTTGACAAGAAGTCGGCAAAGGAAAGGCGCTGTGGATATTCTGGGAACCACAGCGCCTTCATGACACAGCTAAATCGATTTTCTGGCTCTATTATTGTCCGGCAGGCACCGGTCCCGCCCGAGACTGGCTTTCGGTGGGCTCGGGCAGCGGTTCGCGATACAATGGCTGCTCGAATGCAACCATGGTGGTTCCAACTATCTCGCCATTGCCGGTGATATCGATAGTTTCCAGGAAATACCAATGGTCCCTGCCTGATCGGGCTTTGCGATCGATCCAGGCATAGGTGTTGCCCCCGCTGCTGCCCGGTGTCGGGCTCGGAATGAGGGCGGCGTTCAGCCGCACTTTGCGTCCCTCCAACCCGTCAGATCGATACAGGTTGAAACCCAGGTGATCGATCTCGCTGACGGTCTCCCAGGTCAGATCTATGCCCTTTCTGCCCGGCTTGGCCTCGAAATAGGCCAAATCCACCGCCAGGGGAACGCTGTAGATCGTCTGAGTCATCGTGAATGGCTTGGCGCCATCGACCGACATGTTGTGGGCCCACAGCTGCCAGATCGTGTCGCCCCAGGCCTTGAGCTGGGAAAAGAAGGGGTCGGTCTGAATGATGTACGAATCGTTCTCGGGCGACGGTGGGGGCAATGTCAGGTTGCCTGTGCCGTTGATCTCATCCCGCAAGAACTCGACGAACTCGCGACTGGTGGTCTGGTAGTACAACGTGAGCTCCACGTCAGCGGCGCCCTCGCCAATGTTGATTGACACCTGATCGTAGCCGCCGGCGTTCTCCTCCGCAGTGAAATAGTCCTCGGCATCGTCGCCGTGCCATCGGGGAAGAATGAGCCGTTCCGCGGCTTCGTTCAGATCAAACCCCCTGGGCGGGATGCGGTTGTCCTTGTAGCGATCATCCGCCAGTACCATGTGGAAGGACTCATCCTCGCCTGTCAGGCTGCTGGAAGGATGCACCTCATAGACCAGTTCGTCCACGTAGCGCTGGTTGACCTCAAGGGGTTCAGGAATTGGCACAACAGGTAGTGAAGGAGGTGTTGGATCTATATAGGGATAATTCAATCCCTTCAAGGTACCGGCAGTGTAGTCATAGGGATTGATTTCCAGAATCAGCTCTCCTGCGGCGTCATATGCCTTGATGTTCACGAACATGCGCCGGCCTTCCGGATAGCCTGAAATCAGCTTGTGGCCGGTGTAGTTTACGATACGAAAATCCAGGTCGCCGCTGGACCGGCCGTAGGTGACTTGATCGAGGGGAATGGCTGCGGCCTGCACCAGCTGCTGCCTGGACCGGTCTACCCCATCCAGCAGCATATCAGGGTCCAGTCCCTCGCCGGCGGTCATGTCCAGCGTCAGCACAGCGGGACCCTGGTTGAACAAATCGTAGTTGGTCTGATCGTAGTTGGGGGAGCCTGGCACAGCACTGGCCAGCATCCAGGCTACCCAGGCGCTGCCGCCAGTCATGTCGTGGAACGGCTGACCACTGTTAGGATGTTCGACGCTCTCGGTCGTCGCCGGATCCCCGGTGCGATAGAGGCCTTTTCTGCCGGTACCGGCCCGGCCTTCCACATCGGGAAGGTGGCAATCCTGGCACTTGGCGATGTAGTTGTTGGCATACGAGGTCTGGAATGTGGCAGGATCGTAGGGGCCTTCCCCGGGAGCGCCTCCCTCCGCGGCAAAGGCAGATGCCATGAACTCGGAAAAGGTTCTTTCGATGTGAAAGTAACTGTAGGCCGGGTTTACTTCGGACGGCAAGGGCTCGGCCGGATCCTCTCCCAAATTCGCCAGCACCGGATTGGAGACGTCGTGACAGGAACCGCAGAAATAGCGGCTCTTGTGATAGCGGCTGTAGCCGGGATTGTGGGATCGCGATTCAGCATCGGCAAAAGGAGCTCGCTTGAAACTGCTATCTGACGTAACGAAGAATTGACCACCGCCATTCTCATCGTAATCTTCAGGCGGCTGATTGTTCTCAAAAAAGGGAGCACCGTTGAAGAACTGGATGCCCTGAGCCAGGGTGGCATCGCTGGCATAGGTGGCGGCTGCGGCTGCGGTCGACGGCGTGCCGCTGGCGTCGGTTTCATCCCAGTACTGCACCCACTCTTCGGGATCGATCTGGTCGTTGCCATCCAGATCCCCTTCGCGCGCACCGGTGGCTGTCTCATCGAAGAACGGATCCCACATACGATGGCAGAAGTCGCACTGGACCCCATCGTAGTCATCACCGGCCATCAGCGAGGCATTGGGCGGATCGGAACGTCCTTCCAGCCAGCCCTTGGGAAAATGACAGCGTTCACAGAGATCCATGGCGTTGGGTGTGCCGGTGAAGCGGATCGAGTCCTGGCCGGCAACCGTCATGGCGGCAAAGAACAGGGGGTCTCGGGCCGCCTGTGCCATCATCGAGCCTATCCAGGGGCCGACAGGTTCTACCAGATCCCCTTGATGGCAGTTGGTACACTGGCGAAGATCCTCCAGAGCCACCTGGTTGGGTTGGGTCCCTGGAATACGGACCAGGGGATCATCCTCGACGGGTATGGGGTCCCAGGCGCCAGCCGCGATCAGGGACATCGAAAAAAGTACAAGAACGAGCAACAGGATCAGTGGCGTTTTTCGTACCATGCTAGACTTCCCTCCGATGCGACATACAAAAAAAGGAGCCGATACCGTACTCCCATTATAGAGGGTGGCAGGATGTTTGTCTATGATCTGGATCATAAAGTATCAAGAGCTTTGTGCGTTGACACACTGGTTGGCCGTAGCAGACCAACCGACAACTTGATAAATTCCCCGCACACCAGGAGGAGCGACTACGTCGTGGCAGATCAACTCCAGGCTCAACAACCCATTCTGGAACACTTTCGCCTGGATGGCTGGGTGGCCCTCGTCACCAGCTATTCTGTTTTCCTTGAGCAATGCGGCTTCCAATGATATAATCGTGTCACTTATCGTTCGATCAACGGCGGAGATTGGAACCAATTCTACCTGGATACGAGGTCTACACTCCGAACGCTGATCCGATCATGTTTCGTCGGAAATTCGATCTGCCGAGAGTCATGATCGACAATTGATTCATCGGCAGATTTGTTGCTCTGAGTGGAAGCAGTTGTGTCGATGCTGACCAAGACAGCGATCTTTCAACAGCAGCTCGATCGGCCCATGACCCACTGTGCAACTCTGACCGAGCTGCCCGATGGGACGCTCCTGGCCGCCTGGTTTGCTGGCGCCTATGAAACCTCACCCGATGTGGTGATCCAGTCAGCTCGCCTCGCACCCGGGTCCAGTGGCTGGTCGACGCCGCAGGTGATGGCTGAACTGCCTGGCCACTCGGTGGGCCAACCGGTGTTTCTCAAACGCCCCGATGGCGGGCTGTGGTTGTTTTTCGTTGGCATCATGGGCAGGGAATGGACCAGCGCCCAGCCCTTTTTGCAACGCTCGTCAGACGGGGGAGAGAGCTGGAGCACACCCGGGCGGCTGATCGACTATCCCGGGCTGATGTTCCGCAGTCGTCCCGTGATACTCACAGGACGGATTATATTGCCAGTCTACGATGAGAATTCCTGGAAAAGCCGAATGATGATCTCCGACGATGATGGAAAAAGCTGGCGGTTGACCGATCCGATAAAAACGCCGCCGGGTAATATCCATCCCTGCGTCGTCCGGCTCGACGACGGTCGCCTTCTGGCCTATTTACGTACCGGTGGCAGTGGCGGAGTCATTTGGCGCACCACGTCCGATGACCGCGGTGACACGTGGCACAAACCCCGGCCAACAGAGCTTGCCAATCCCAATTCCGGTTTGGATCTGCTGCGCCTGCAGGATGGCTCGCTTGTGCTGGCCTACAACCACAGTGACCGGCTGCGAACGCCCCTGTGTGTGGCGTTAGCGACCGAGAATGAAGCCTGGGGCAGGCCACGCACCATCGAGGATGCTCCGGCTGAGTTTTCCTACCCAACCTTGCTGCAATCGCAGAACGGCACGATTCACATGGTCTACACCTATCGCCGGCAGCACATCCATCACGCGGCTTTCCCACAGACATGGTTGCATGAGAGGCAGAAGAGCGATGAACCAAAACATTGAAGGCGTGATCGTTCCCATCCTCACCCTGTTCGATGAGACCGGCCAGCTTGACGCGCCCGCGATGACATCGCTGGTCGATTTTCTGGTCGAGCGCGGAATCAGCGGCCTGTTTCCCGGTGGCACGACCGGCGAGGGACTGCTTCTGTCCACGCGCGAACGGCAACGGTTGGCCGAGATCACGGTTGAAGCGGCTGAGGCACGTGTTCCCGTCATTGTGCACACCGGCGCCATCACTACCGCCGAAACGCTGGCGTTGACGGAACATGCCCGGGCCATTGGCGCCCAGGCCGTTGCTATTGTACCGCCCTTCTACTATCATCACTCCGACGAAACCTTGCTGCAACACTTCGAGCAAGTCGCTGCTGCGGTGCCCGATTTTCCAGTCTACCTGTACAACAATCCAGCGGTTGCCAACAACAGCCTGTCTCCCGCTCTGGTGTTCAATCTGGTTGACCGGTGTTCCAACATTGTCGGCATCAAGGACAGCAGTGGATCGATAGACTACCTCGCCGCGATGACATCGCTTCGAGGTGGCGCGTTTAACACGGCCAGTGGCAGCGATGGACAGATTCTTGCCGCGCAGGCGATTGGCTGCCATGCCTGCGTGTCTGGAAACGCCAATGTGGTGCCGGAGTTGGTCGTGTCCCTCTTCGACGCCGCGTCGGCTGGTGATTTGATCCTCGCCCGCAGACTCCAGCGGCAACTCAACAAAGTGCGCCGGATCGTTGAAGATGGCGCTGATCTTTCCCTGTTCAAGGCGATAGTGGTCCGTCGCGGCCTTGCTGGTTCATCTGTTGTGCGGGCGCCGCTCAGGGAGATGAGTTCCTCGCAGATCGAAAACCGGTGGCAGGCATTGTCCCGGCTGAACCTGGTGCCATCCCCGGCCGGTGATCTTCTTTCCGAAAAGGAGGCGCCATGAAGTGATTAATTGTCAATGGCGGAGGGACCAAGGAAACAAGGACCAGGTAGACAAGGACCAGGGACCAGGTAGACAAGGACCAGGGACCAGGTAGACAAGGACCAGGGACCAGGTAGACAAGGACCAAGGATCAGGGAAACAAGGACACAAGTAGGTGCCAGGCCATGGTGCATCGGCAAACTTGTCTACTTATTTTCTTATCTACTTGTCTACTTCCCACCTATCTACTTATCTACCTGTCTACTTGTTTACTTTTCCACTTCCCACCTGTCTACTTCCAAATCATGTATCACGAAAGGAGCAGAATCATGAAACGCAATTTCACCTGGCTGGGCCTCAGCCTACTGATCGTTCTGAGCCTGTTACTGGCTGCCTGTGTGGCGCCAACTGTTCCGGCGCCCGCGCCGGCGGAGCCGGTTGCAGAAGCCCCCGCCGAGGCAGAAGCGCCTGCGGCGGAGGATGTAGTCACACTGGAATTCTGGGGCGGGTGGACAGGCCCCGACGGCGACATTATGGCAGACCTGGTTGACCAGTACAACGCCGAAAACGATGGCGTAGAGGTCACCTTGACGCGCCAGCAGTGGTCGCCCCTCTTCGATGCCTTCATCGTTTCGGCCAGTGCCGAGGAGGCTCCCGATATCCTGGCCATGCATCCCCAGGAAATGCCCCAATTTGCCGAGCTGGGTTTGCTCAAACCTTTGGACGAGATCGTCGCCCAGTCGGATGTGATCAACGCCGGGAACTACCTGGCCAGCGCCTGGGATCCCAACGTCTACAAGGGTGCTCTCTACGGCACCCCGCTCGACCTGCACATGCATGGTCTTTTTTACAACGTCGATCTGTTCGAGCAGGCGGGTATCGAGGGACCACCCGCTACCGGGGATGAACTGCTGGAGACGGCTCGCCTCTTGACGGTCGATGCCAATGGCCTGCATCCCGGTGACGAGGGCTTTGACGCCGAGACCGTCGAACAGTACGGCATCAACATGCATACCAACCATCACGCCTTCTTCCAGTGGTGGTCGCTGCTGAATCAGCTTGGTGGAACGATTCTCTCTGAGGATGGTTCAGCCTGCGCCATCGATATCGACAAGGGCACGCAGGCCTGGCAGTGGCTGCAGGATCTGGTTTACGAGCACGGCGTGGCGCCGCAAGGCCAGACCGACTATCCCCGTGATTTCCTGTCAGGACGAACGGCCATGATGATCGACGGCCCCTGGCGTATGCCATCCCTTGAGGCCGCCCAGGAGGAAACAGGCTTTAACTGGGCAGCGGCTCCCTACCCCGTGGTCTTCGACCAGCCGGCTGTATGGGGCAGCGCCCACATCTTCACCTTGCCAACCTTCGCCGATCCTGACAAGGAAGCGGAGGCGGTGGCGTTCCTGGAGTGGCTGGCTGCCAACTCCAGTGCCTGGGCCAATGCCGGTCAGTTGCCGGCTTTCGCCGCGGTCATGGAGTCGGAGGAGTTCCTGAACATGCCGGGACGTGCGGCTTTCATCGAGATGATGCCCCACGAGAAGATCTTCCCCAATACGCCCAAGTACAGCGAGATATTCGCATCCAACGCACCCACCCCCATGATGGTGATGGCGCAGAATATCATGCTTGAACAGGGCGATGCGAGAGCTGCCGTCGAGGCGGCCTGCGCGGGAATCGACGCGATTCTGTCAACCCCGTAAAGGTTGATCCAAAGACAATTGGCTGGTTCAGCCCGATTGCACCTGATTGGGCTGAACCAGCCGTCGGCGCGCTGTTGTTGAGTTTTCCGAGACCAAGATGCCAATCCTGCCCCGCCAGAACCCTTCCCAGGGCCAATTGAACGAGGGAAAAACCTCTTCCTCTCGTAGCAGTTGGCGCGCCGCTCCCTATCTGTTCATACTGCCTTACATGCTGTTCTTCGTGATCTTTCGCCTGGGCCCATCGCTGGCTGGGCTGGGCATTGCGTTTACCAACTGGGCTGCCGTGGGAACGCCCAAGTGGGTTGGTCTGGGCAATTTCGAAGCCATGGTGCGCGATCCGCTGCTCAAGGACGCGGTGCTGAATACAATCCTGTTCACGGCGCTGACGGTGCCGTTGCTGATCGGGTTGGGACTGGGGCTGGCGCTTTTCATGAATCAGCCCTACCGAGGCCGGGAGCTGGGGCGGGTCGCCGTGTTTACTCCCTTTGTGGTCATGTCTACCGTGGTGGGCGTGTTGTGGACGTGGCTGCTGGAAAAGGATTTCGGCCTGATCAACGTGACCTTCGGGCTTGACATTCCCTGGCTGGTGAGCAAGGACTATGCCATGTTGGCCATTGTGATGACGACGGTCTGGTGGACGGTGGGCTACAACATGGTGCTATTTCTGGCCGGACTGCAGGATATTCCCCGGGAGCTGTACGAGGCAGCTCGCATCGACGGCGCGGGCCGTTTCCAGCTGCTGCGGCGGATCACACTGCCCCTACTCGCTCCCACCATGTTTCTGGTGTTGATGCTGACGATCATCAATACCTTTCAGGTATTTGACCAGGTATTCGTGATGACTTCCGGCGGGCCGGGAACATCAACGCTGACTTTGGTCCAATACGTGTACACCACCGCCTTTCAGTTCCGCAAGTTTGGCTATGGTTCGGCAGTAGCGGTGTTGCTATTCGCCATTCTTGTGCTGCTGGCCTTGATCCAAACACGTGCCTATCGGCGCGGCCTCGAGGGAGTCACCGAATGAGAACGCAAGGCAGTTTGCTGCGTTTCGTCTGGTACATCGCCTTGGTGATCATCGTCATCCTGGCCCTGGCGCCGCTGATATGGATGATATCCACCTCGCTGAAGCCAGAAACTCAGATCACGACCACCGAGATCCGCTGGATACCTGAAACCATCACGCTGGAGAACTTCCAGGCTGTGCTGGACCATCATGCCATGCTGCGCTGGACAATGAACAGCCTGATCGTCGCTGTCACCGCGACCGCGTTGGTGTTGGTCCTGGATTCACTGGCTGGTTATGCGCTGGCACGTATGCATTTCCTGGGGCGAGATCTGCTTTTCCTGTTGATCCTCTCCATGCTTTTCGTGCCCATTCAGATTACCGTGGTGCCCTTGTTCCTGCTGTTTTCCAAGATGGGCTTGACGGATAGCCACGTTGCCCTGATCTGGCCGGTGGGAGCGACCGTTACGGGAGTTTTCCTGATGCGCCAATTTTTCCTGAGCGTGCCAACTGAGTTGGAGGATGCCGCGCGCGTCGATGGCGCCAACGATCTGCGCATCTGGTGGTCTGTTGTCTTACCCCTGGCACGACCTGCCTTGACTGCCGTGGCGATAATCACCTTTCTTTCTACCTGGAACAGTTTCTTTTGGCCCCTTATCGTTACTCGCAGCGACGCCGTGCGGACCCTGCCTGTGGGGATCGCCCAGTTCATGAGCCTGCGTCCCGGCATGGCCCAGGCCGCGCAAGCGTATGGTCAGTCGATGGCCGGTGCTGTCATTGCTGCCCTGCCCCCCGTCATCGTCTTCTTCGTTCTCCAGCGCCACTTCATCGAAGGCATTTCGATGACGGGCTTAAAGGGCTAAGGAACAGAGCACCCCACCATGCAAAAAAGTGAAATTGCAGCCATCATCAGTGCTTCCGACCTGCTAAAGGGCTTAACGTCCGAGGAATGTATGGTGTTTGTCGATGCCGGCAAATTACGCCATGCACCACCTGGTACCTTTCTGTTCCATCAGGAAGACTCCGTAGATGCCTGTTTCTTTATGCTGACTGGCAGGGTACGCCTGGCGCAGTTAACACCGGGTGGCAAGCAGGTGATCGTGGATATCATCTCTCCTGAACGCTACTTTGGTCTTTTCGTGGCTATTGCCGGCATGACGCACCCTGTCTCGGCAGAAACTATCGAGGATAGTACTGTCTATTGCTGGGAGACGGAAACAGTGCGGGAGTTGATGTTGCAATTCCCCCGCGTTGCGCTGAATAGCGTCGAGTTGATCGCCAAGCGCTTTGTGCGATTACAGGGCCGGGTGCAAAAACTCGCCACCGAGCGAGTCGAGCAACGCGTTGCCCACACCCTGTTGGATATATCTCGATTCGTGGGCAAAGAGATCGAGAACGGTGCAATGATCGATCTGGCGCTTTCGCATCAGGACCTGGCAGAAATGGCAGGAACAAATATCTATAGCGTCAGCCGGGTGTTACGCAAATGGGAGCATGACGACATTGTCTCAATTGGCCGCCAACGCATACTGCTTCGCAACCCAGATCATCTGCGCCTCCTCGTAGAAGGTGGCTAATTTCTTTGACCCCGGTAGAACACTTAGTTCGAGTGAGGATTTTCTCAGAAATAGCCAAAATAGTGCAGTTTGTCTGAAAAGAGTGACGCCTAGCCAGGCAGAAGTAGCATCAGTCGTCCCCCACACATGTACAAAGCATGTTGGGGGGCTTTCATTGTCCGCTGGATTATATCAAGACTCTGAGAGTTTGTCATTCTCCACGAACTTCGGCGCGTCTCCACAACTCCTCCACAATCGCCTGTTATTCTATGGTCGTCAGCGAAAAAGTCGCCGACCACTCAACTCAAGGAGACTAGGATCATGAAAACTATAAAAACACTCGCATTCAGTTTTTTCGCCGGGCTTCTAGCCCTGACCATCGTCACCGTCAGCACCCCCATCTCTGCTGAAGCAGCAACAGAAGTCGCTGCTACCACTGTCGTCCAGGCCCCCGCAGATGAAATCACCGACCAAGAAGCTTTGGACTTGCAGTTCATGGTAGAGGAAGAGAAGCTGGCCCGCGATGTCTATCTGACACTCGACGAGGAATGGAACTTCCGCATTTTCCAGAATATCGCCAGGGCTGAGCAGAC of Chloroflexota bacterium contains these proteins:
- a CDS encoding sugar ABC transporter permease, whose protein sequence is MPILPRQNPSQGQLNEGKTSSSRSSWRAAPYLFILPYMLFFVIFRLGPSLAGLGIAFTNWAAVGTPKWVGLGNFEAMVRDPLLKDAVLNTILFTALTVPLLIGLGLGLALFMNQPYRGRELGRVAVFTPFVVMSTVVGVLWTWLLEKDFGLINVTFGLDIPWLVSKDYAMLAIVMTTVWWTVGYNMVLFLAGLQDIPRELYEAARIDGAGRFQLLRRITLPLLAPTMFLVLMLTIINTFQVFDQVFVMTSGGPGTSTLTLVQYVYTTAFQFRKFGYGSAVAVLLFAILVLLALIQTRAYRRGLEGVTE
- a CDS encoding glutamate synthase subunit beta → MGEPTGFMEHERELPAHRPPLERLADWSEFDLPFPDEKLQVQGARCMDCGIPFCHAGRLINGMTAGCPINNLIPEWNDLVYRGLWKEALIRLLKTNNFPEFTGRVCPAPCEGSCTLGINEPPVTIKSIEHAIIDRGFEQGWIQPEPPALRTGRRVAVVGSGPAGLACAAQLNMVGHSVTVYERADRIGGLLMYGIPNMKLDKGIVQRRVDLMAAEGITFVTNTEIGKDIPGQELREQFDTVVLCGGATKPRDLPVEGRDLQGIHLAMTFLRDNTKRLLDGGGGAVHLSARDLDVIVIGGGDTGTDCVGTSLRQGCRSVAQFEILSEPPGERQLDNPWPEWPRILRVDYGQEEVIARDGSDPRSYDIMTKTFAGDDQGRVREVHTVQVEWVTGDNGSRPYPREIPGTERVWPAQLVLLAMGFLGPEDTLLDQLDVARDHRSNARAAYGHFSTSVAGVFAAGDMRRGQSLVVWAINEGRGAAREVDRYLMGETNLP
- a CDS encoding sialidase family protein, translated to MLTKTAIFQQQLDRPMTHCATLTELPDGTLLAAWFAGAYETSPDVVIQSARLAPGSSGWSTPQVMAELPGHSVGQPVFLKRPDGGLWLFFVGIMGREWTSAQPFLQRSSDGGESWSTPGRLIDYPGLMFRSRPVILTGRIILPVYDENSWKSRMMISDDDGKSWRLTDPIKTPPGNIHPCVVRLDDGRLLAYLRTGGSGGVIWRTTSDDRGDTWHKPRPTELANPNSGLDLLRLQDGSLVLAYNHSDRLRTPLCVALATENEAWGRPRTIEDAPAEFSYPTLLQSQNGTIHMVYTYRRQHIHHAAFPQTWLHERQKSDEPKH
- a CDS encoding dihydrodipicolinate synthase family protein codes for the protein MNQNIEGVIVPILTLFDETGQLDAPAMTSLVDFLVERGISGLFPGGTTGEGLLLSTRERQRLAEITVEAAEARVPVIVHTGAITTAETLALTEHARAIGAQAVAIVPPFYYHHSDETLLQHFEQVAAAVPDFPVYLYNNPAVANNSLSPALVFNLVDRCSNIVGIKDSSGSIDYLAAMTSLRGGAFNTASGSDGQILAAQAIGCHACVSGNANVVPELVVSLFDAASAGDLILARRLQRQLNKVRRIVEDGADLSLFKAIVVRRGLAGSSVVRAPLREMSSSQIENRWQALSRLNLVPSPAGDLLSEKEAP
- a CDS encoding multiheme c-type cytochrome, whose protein sequence is MVRKTPLILLLVLVLFSMSLIAAGAWDPIPVEDDPLVRIPGTQPNQVALEDLRQCTNCHQGDLVEPVGPWIGSMMAQAARDPLFFAAMTVAGQDSIRFTGTPNAMDLCERCHFPKGWLEGRSDPPNASLMAGDDYDGVQCDFCHRMWDPFFDETATGAREGDLDGNDQIDPEEWVQYWDETDASGTPSTAAAAATYASDATLAQGIQFFNGAPFFENNQPPEDYDENGGGQFFVTSDSSFKRAPFADAESRSHNPGYSRYHKSRYFCGSCHDVSNPVLANLGEDPAEPLPSEVNPAYSYFHIERTFSEFMASAFAAEGGAPGEGPYDPATFQTSYANNYIAKCQDCHLPDVEGRAGTGRKGLYRTGDPATTESVEHPNSGQPFHDMTGGSAWVAWMLASAVPGSPNYDQTNYDLFNQGPAVLTLDMTAGEGLDPDMLLDGVDRSRQQLVQAAAIPLDQVTYGRSSGDLDFRIVNYTGHKLISGYPEGRRMFVNIKAYDAAGELILEINPYDYTAGTLKGLNYPYIDPTPPSLPVVPIPEPLEVNQRYVDELVYEVHPSSSLTGEDESFHMVLADDRYKDNRIPPRGFDLNEAAERLILPRWHGDDAEDYFTAEENAGGYDQVSINIGEGAADVELTLYYQTTSREFVEFLRDEINGTGNLTLPPPSPENDSYIIQTDPFFSQLKAWGDTIWQLWAHNMSVDGAKPFTMTQTIYSVPLAVDLAYFEAKPGRKGIDLTWETVSEIDHLGFNLYRSDGLEGRKVRLNAALIPSPTPGSSGGNTYAWIDRKARSGRDHWYFLETIDITGNGEIVGTTMVAFEQPLYREPLPEPTESQSRAGPVPAGQ
- a CDS encoding extracellular solute-binding protein; the protein is MKRNFTWLGLSLLIVLSLLLAACVAPTVPAPAPAEPVAEAPAEAEAPAAEDVVTLEFWGGWTGPDGDIMADLVDQYNAENDGVEVTLTRQQWSPLFDAFIVSASAEEAPDILAMHPQEMPQFAELGLLKPLDEIVAQSDVINAGNYLASAWDPNVYKGALYGTPLDLHMHGLFYNVDLFEQAGIEGPPATGDELLETARLLTVDANGLHPGDEGFDAETVEQYGINMHTNHHAFFQWWSLLNQLGGTILSEDGSACAIDIDKGTQAWQWLQDLVYEHGVAPQGQTDYPRDFLSGRTAMMIDGPWRMPSLEAAQEETGFNWAAAPYPVVFDQPAVWGSAHIFTLPTFADPDKEAEAVAFLEWLAANSSAWANAGQLPAFAAVMESEEFLNMPGRAAFIEMMPHEKIFPNTPKYSEIFASNAPTPMMVMAQNIMLEQGDARAAVEAACAGIDAILSTP